The following proteins come from a genomic window of Geomonas sp. RF6:
- the chrA gene encoding chromate efflux transporter codes for MKRENEEEVKGEEHGAKAVGLLELTLYFLRLGALGFGGPIALAGYMQRDLIPRGWITDREYQEGLAFSQMMPGPLAAQLAMWIGFIRHGVVGASLIGIVFILPTFLLVLLISYLYVAYRGISVVQALFYGIGPVVIAIVALSALRIAKKTVGRDWRLWLIFAVVALTTVVVRAEIALLFLAAGGIGVLIYHPPRYWRRGTTTPAVWGISGFLGIAGAPRLLELGAFFVKAGAFTFGSGLAIVPFLHQGVVLQHHWLNERQFLDAVAVGIITPGPVVITAAFVGYLVDGFVGAAVAAAAVFSPVYFFVLFIGRYIIRYRENAGLQGFIKGATSAASGAIAGASVILGQGSVIDVPTAIMCAASLLILWRFKVPEPLLIAVAAVAGIFLYRG; via the coding sequence ATGAAGAGAGAGAACGAAGAAGAGGTCAAGGGGGAGGAGCACGGTGCCAAAGCTGTCGGGCTGTTGGAACTCACCCTCTACTTTCTGCGGCTCGGTGCCCTCGGGTTCGGAGGCCCGATAGCCCTGGCCGGCTACATGCAGCGCGACCTGATCCCCCGCGGGTGGATCACCGACAGAGAATACCAGGAGGGGCTGGCTTTTTCCCAGATGATGCCCGGTCCCCTCGCCGCACAACTCGCCATGTGGATCGGCTTCATCCGCCACGGCGTTGTCGGAGCCTCCCTCATCGGCATCGTTTTCATCCTCCCCACATTCCTCCTCGTCCTTTTGATCTCCTACCTTTACGTCGCATACCGCGGCATTTCCGTCGTCCAGGCCCTTTTCTACGGCATCGGGCCGGTCGTCATCGCCATAGTGGCGCTCTCGGCCCTGCGCATCGCCAAGAAGACGGTGGGGAGGGACTGGCGCCTCTGGCTGATTTTTGCCGTTGTTGCGCTGACAACCGTGGTGGTCCGTGCCGAAATCGCCCTCCTCTTCCTCGCGGCAGGAGGGATCGGCGTACTCATCTACCACCCGCCGAGATACTGGAGGCGGGGCACGACGACTCCAGCGGTATGGGGGATATCCGGATTTCTTGGCATCGCCGGCGCCCCCCGCCTCCTGGAGCTGGGCGCCTTCTTCGTGAAAGCCGGTGCGTTTACCTTCGGCAGCGGGCTCGCCATCGTGCCATTTCTGCACCAGGGTGTCGTGCTGCAGCACCATTGGCTGAACGAGCGGCAGTTTCTGGATGCAGTTGCAGTCGGAATCATCACTCCCGGCCCGGTGGTGATCACCGCGGCTTTCGTGGGATACCTGGTGGATGGATTTGTCGGCGCAGCAGTGGCCGCGGCAGCCGTCTTTTCCCCAGTGTACTTCTTCGTTCTCTTCATCGGTCGCTACATCATCCGGTACCGGGAAAATGCCGGGCTGCAGGGGTTCATCAAGGGGGCGACTTCGGCCGCCTCCGGCGCCATTGCAGGGGCGTCCGTCATTCTCGGGCAGGGTTCCGTTATAGACGTGCCTACCGCTATAATGTGCGCGGCGAGCCTTTTAATCCTGTGGCGCTTCAAGGTGCCCGAACCGCTCCTGATCGCGGTGGCCGCGGTCGCCGGCATCTTCCTTTACCGCGGGTAG
- a CDS encoding family 16 glycoside hydrolase — protein MSDRIFADLALSTRFKAISGSEDRAAGIIFRIQDKDNFYILRANALEDNVNLYKYVNGSRIGIKDGTAKVPSGKWQELRVEVKGDLIRGFLNGEMVVEAHDKTFEAGKVGLWTKADSVTCFDDVKVTAY, from the coding sequence ATGAGTGACAGGATCTTTGCCGACCTGGCCCTGTCCACCCGGTTCAAGGCCATCTCCGGCAGCGAAGACAGGGCCGCGGGCATCATCTTCCGCATCCAGGACAAGGACAACTTCTACATCCTCCGCGCCAACGCACTGGAGGACAACGTCAATCTCTACAAGTACGTGAACGGCAGCCGCATCGGCATCAAAGACGGAACTGCGAAGGTTCCCTCGGGGAAGTGGCAGGAGTTGCGAGTGGAGGTCAAGGGAGACCTCATCCGCGGCTTCTTGAACGGTGAGATGGTTGTAGAGGCTCACGACAAAACTTTCGAGGCCGGAAAAGTGGGGTTGTGGACAAAAGCGGATTCGGTGACATGCTTCGACGACGTCAAAGTCACCGCCTACTAG
- a CDS encoding hemolysin family protein has protein sequence MFVTVLYILVVFLLVAANGFFVTSEFAIVAVRRSRIALLAEEGDRRAVVLLELLDNLSAYISATQLGITMASLALGWIGEPAFADLLEAPLKGRVSETVLETIAFAVAFTTITCLHIVLGELAPKTLALERTEKMALAIARPMRLFHTVFRWPVRLLDWAGTQTVRLFGLHPSPGHDSVYTSDELRHLIDASRQSGSIEPDEQRLLHGVFEFSDAEVREVMVPRGEVDALPVTASLEEAKEAFRTLGYSRMPVYRHQLDSIVGVVYRRDLEPYLERPDPKDFNLEKLVHRPKYIPANAQLSTALRQMQSSHIHLAMVVDEYGGVEGIVTLEDLLEEIVGEIADEFDEESTKVEAGEDGSYVMDGMLTVRALNSRLQLHLPEDASYTTVAGFLLAQAGHLMNVGESVEHKDGRFTVESLERHRIGRVRFTPAPDSEAGHPRKR, from the coding sequence ATGTTTGTGACCGTTCTGTACATCCTGGTCGTTTTCCTGCTCGTCGCAGCAAACGGATTCTTCGTGACCTCCGAGTTTGCCATCGTGGCGGTGCGGCGCTCCCGAATTGCCCTCCTTGCCGAGGAAGGGGACCGTCGGGCCGTGGTGCTTCTTGAACTCCTTGACAACCTGAGCGCCTACATCTCCGCGACGCAGCTCGGCATCACCATGGCGTCCCTCGCTCTCGGGTGGATCGGTGAACCGGCCTTTGCCGATCTCCTGGAGGCGCCTCTCAAGGGGCGGGTTTCGGAAACGGTGCTCGAGACCATCGCCTTTGCCGTGGCCTTCACCACAATCACCTGCCTACATATCGTCCTTGGGGAACTCGCGCCGAAGACTCTTGCACTGGAGCGCACCGAAAAGATGGCCCTGGCGATCGCTCGGCCAATGCGGCTCTTCCATACGGTGTTCCGGTGGCCGGTCCGGCTGCTGGACTGGGCCGGGACTCAGACGGTCCGCCTCTTCGGCCTGCATCCCTCGCCCGGGCACGACTCTGTCTATACTTCCGACGAGCTGCGTCACCTGATCGATGCCTCCCGGCAAAGCGGCTCCATCGAGCCGGATGAGCAGAGGCTGCTGCATGGAGTCTTCGAATTTTCAGACGCCGAGGTGCGCGAGGTGATGGTGCCGCGAGGGGAGGTTGACGCGTTGCCTGTGACGGCGAGCCTTGAGGAAGCGAAGGAGGCATTCCGCACTCTGGGGTACTCTCGGATGCCGGTCTATCGCCACCAGCTGGACAGCATCGTCGGCGTCGTGTACCGCCGGGACCTCGAGCCTTACCTGGAGCGCCCGGATCCCAAGGATTTCAATCTGGAAAAACTGGTGCACCGGCCAAAGTACATTCCGGCAAACGCGCAGCTCAGCACCGCACTGAGGCAGATGCAGTCTTCCCATATCCACCTTGCGATGGTGGTTGACGAATATGGCGGAGTTGAAGGGATCGTCACTCTGGAGGACCTTCTTGAGGAAATTGTCGGCGAGATCGCGGACGAGTTCGATGAGGAGAGTACAAAGGTCGAAGCGGGAGAGGACGGAAGCTACGTGATGGACGGGATGCTGACTGTCCGAGCTCTCAATAGCCGACTGCAGCTCCATCTGCCCGAGGACGCTTCCTACACAACAGTGGCAGGATTCCTGCTCGCCCAGGCCGGGCACCTGATGAATGTTGGTGAATCGGTCGAGCACAAGGACGGGCGGTTCACGGTGGAGAGCCTGGAGAGGCACCGCATCGGACGCGTGCGCTTCACCCCTGCACCGGACTCAGAGGCAGGCCACCCCCGGAAGCGGTAA
- a CDS encoding molybdenum cofactor biosynthesis protein MoaE: MVRISCDPIDTEEAYRELSKKGAGSVLLHYAVVKPQDGSDGTTCHIDFSSDGDSEGELRHIAAEIKSLLNLEDLLLVRRVGRVKLGEVISVVAATSPNSEDAFEACRLGIARLRRMKTIVKNEVRR; the protein is encoded by the coding sequence ATGGTCCGAATTAGCTGTGATCCTATAGACACAGAAGAGGCGTACCGCGAGCTGAGTAAAAAAGGGGCGGGGTCGGTTCTACTGCACTACGCGGTGGTAAAGCCGCAGGATGGAAGCGATGGCACCACCTGCCACATCGATTTCAGCAGCGATGGTGACAGTGAAGGGGAGCTGCGGCACATCGCCGCGGAAATTAAGAGCCTCCTGAATCTGGAAGACCTTCTGCTCGTGCGGCGGGTGGGCAGGGTAAAGCTGGGAGAGGTCATTTCAGTGGTGGCGGCAACCTCACCTAACAGCGAAGACGCATTCGAGGCGTGTCGGCTCGGGATTGCCCGGCTGCGCCGGATGAAGACGATCGTGAAGAACGAGGTGCGGCGATGA
- a CDS encoding substrate-binding domain-containing protein yields the protein MRSKILLVLACLSLCFPAAGSAETAEKFLLVASTIGPVDAGIVPLLEDRFQEETGIVVRHVGAGTGEALKMAESGTFDLVLVHAKSLEEAFVNKGFGTRRIPLMYNDFVIVGPSADPAGIKGMKSATDALKAISAAGATFVSRGDKSGTHVAEQELWNKSGIKPAAPWYQVYEKGKDGNGPTLKYTDTIAAYTFMDRATYLSLKDSIKLTVLVEKDEALLNYMSVIPVNQQKFPSVNEKDAAAFVEWLTDPDKGQRIIAEFGRGKYGQPLFYPNSVQWQAKRVKK from the coding sequence ATGAGATCGAAAATTTTGCTGGTACTGGCCTGTCTGTCGCTATGCTTTCCCGCAGCCGGCTCTGCCGAAACAGCGGAAAAGTTCCTGCTTGTGGCAAGCACCATAGGCCCGGTAGACGCAGGGATCGTTCCTCTTCTAGAGGATCGCTTCCAGGAGGAGACAGGGATTGTGGTGCGGCATGTAGGCGCCGGAACAGGGGAAGCCCTGAAGATGGCGGAGAGTGGCACCTTCGATCTGGTGCTGGTTCACGCCAAATCTCTGGAAGAAGCTTTCGTCAACAAAGGATTCGGCACCAGGCGCATTCCCCTCATGTACAACGACTTCGTAATCGTGGGACCCTCAGCCGACCCTGCAGGGATCAAGGGAATGAAGAGCGCGACGGACGCCTTGAAAGCCATATCCGCCGCCGGTGCCACCTTCGTGAGCCGTGGGGACAAGTCGGGGACGCACGTTGCGGAGCAGGAGTTGTGGAACAAGTCCGGGATCAAGCCTGCGGCTCCGTGGTATCAGGTGTATGAGAAAGGAAAGGACGGGAACGGACCGACACTTAAGTACACCGATACCATCGCGGCCTATACCTTCATGGACAGGGCGACCTACCTGTCGCTGAAGGACAGCATCAAACTCACCGTGCTGGTGGAGAAGGACGAGGCGCTGCTGAACTACATGTCCGTTATTCCGGTCAACCAGCAGAAGTTCCCCTCCGTCAACGAAAAGGATGCAGCCGCTTTCGTGGAGTGGCTTACCGATCCGGACAAGGGGCAGCGCATTATCGCCGAGTTCGGCAGGGGAAAATATGGTCAGCCCCTCTTTTATCCCAACTCGGTACAGTGGCAGGCAAAGCGGGTAAAGAAGTAG
- a CDS encoding amino acid kinase family protein has product MNQRHEIDSSLKGESLARKGLMKKHSHVPQIRLVPDLNVVKIGGHGVIDYGREVVLPLMRELGELSLKEKMLVVTGGGVRVRHILDIGIDLGMPTGVLAELAGKISEQNAEIVTLLLSEWKGSRVKTGDLLDLPTMLHLGLLPVTHGTPPYGLYEHPPGVGLIPPHRTDTGALLMAEVLGARSCILVKNVDGLYTEDPRVNPKAELIEDIGVDELIALDMEDMVLERKMLYILRDATNISEIRIVNGHSRGNIEKAMNGERVGTVIRK; this is encoded by the coding sequence ATGAATCAGAGACACGAAATTGACAGCAGCCTCAAAGGGGAAAGCCTCGCTCGCAAAGGGCTTATGAAGAAGCACTCCCACGTCCCCCAGATCAGGCTCGTTCCCGACCTGAACGTCGTGAAGATCGGCGGACACGGAGTGATCGACTACGGCCGCGAAGTGGTGCTCCCGCTCATGAGGGAGCTTGGAGAGTTGTCGCTAAAGGAGAAGATGCTCGTCGTTACCGGAGGCGGCGTACGAGTGCGCCACATCCTCGACATCGGGATCGACCTCGGAATGCCCACCGGCGTGCTCGCCGAGCTTGCGGGGAAAATAAGCGAACAGAATGCGGAGATCGTCACCTTGCTCCTTTCAGAATGGAAGGGATCCAGAGTAAAGACCGGTGACCTCCTCGACCTCCCCACCATGCTGCACCTCGGTCTCCTCCCCGTCACTCACGGGACGCCACCGTACGGCCTCTATGAGCATCCCCCTGGCGTAGGTTTGATCCCTCCGCACCGCACTGATACCGGTGCGCTGCTCATGGCTGAGGTCCTCGGTGCCAGGAGCTGCATCCTGGTGAAAAACGTGGATGGGCTCTATACCGAGGACCCGCGGGTGAACCCCAAGGCGGAACTCATCGAGGATATCGGCGTCGACGAACTGATCGCCCTCGACATGGAGGATATGGTGCTGGAGCGGAAGATGCTCTATATCCTGCGAGACGCTACCAACATAAGCGAAATAAGGATCGTCAACGGCCACAGCCGCGGCAATATAGAAAAAGCAATGAACGGAGAACGAGTAGGTACGGTGATACGGAAATAG
- a CDS encoding fibronectin type III domain-containing protein, whose translation MQSTFRGMRNWKRLRHALAAVLCCFILSSCSGDNPVRYSTSVPAAPVGVVATAGDRTVSLNWSPVTGATAYRVYYGTAPGVTPAGRIAVEVPATSVTVTGLDNDTTYYFVVTSAVANGESAPSTEVFAAPTLPGPYVQQDLEGTWNFNVLVSGDAPGWMRGALTVSSSGAVAYTLYQDSAGKSSAPAGLFPVLFLTPTGEVRDAVGSGPGLRGHIASNRALIVGSGPWTGSSRYLAILQKQLPITFVAADVQGFGGSGGGGRRFAYHQICAGINGEWEWGAGQLGRDQKVQYSALSAPSAPALPAEKATVFNISNTGIVTESLTGATPAPALVMDRLVMSGDKSLIVGTATESRGTGPRYVLRIYQMINITPNDLNRFVAADLSGSYRFHTVMTGGVPLTASGILSIDLLGNAGYTSYTDSVGGASAESFSLGMDSEGVVTAAGDPSLHGKLSYFKDMLVFTGRDSAGRSTLTVGMK comes from the coding sequence ATGCAGAGCACCTTTAGAGGAATGAGAAACTGGAAGAGGCTGAGGCACGCCCTGGCTGCGGTCCTTTGCTGCTTTATCCTGTCATCCTGCTCCGGCGACAATCCGGTCCGCTACAGCACGTCGGTTCCGGCGGCACCTGTCGGCGTGGTCGCCACTGCGGGGGATCGCACTGTGTCGCTCAACTGGAGTCCCGTCACCGGAGCGACGGCCTACCGCGTCTATTATGGAACTGCGCCGGGCGTCACTCCCGCTGGAAGGATTGCAGTCGAGGTACCCGCCACCTCCGTTACCGTTACCGGACTGGACAACGACACCACCTACTATTTCGTGGTCACATCGGCGGTCGCCAACGGGGAGAGTGCTCCCTCTACCGAGGTTTTCGCCGCGCCAACCCTTCCCGGTCCCTATGTGCAGCAGGATCTGGAAGGTACCTGGAACTTCAACGTCCTTGTATCGGGGGATGCCCCCGGATGGATGCGGGGCGCCCTCACGGTGAGCAGCAGCGGAGCTGTTGCCTACACCCTCTATCAGGACAGCGCCGGGAAGAGCAGCGCCCCCGCCGGTCTCTTTCCCGTTCTCTTCCTGACCCCAACCGGCGAGGTGCGCGACGCAGTCGGTAGCGGCCCGGGGCTACGCGGCCACATCGCGTCAAACCGTGCCCTGATCGTGGGAAGCGGCCCGTGGACCGGCTCGAGCCGCTACCTGGCCATCCTGCAGAAGCAGCTCCCCATCACTTTCGTGGCGGCGGACGTGCAAGGGTTCGGCGGTTCCGGGGGCGGGGGGCGGCGCTTCGCCTATCACCAGATCTGCGCCGGTATCAATGGGGAGTGGGAGTGGGGCGCAGGGCAGCTGGGACGTGACCAAAAGGTGCAGTACTCCGCGCTCAGCGCGCCGTCCGCCCCGGCACTCCCCGCGGAGAAGGCTACGGTCTTCAACATCAGCAATACCGGGATCGTCACCGAAAGCCTCACCGGCGCCACGCCTGCCCCTGCACTGGTCATGGACCGCCTGGTGATGTCCGGGGACAAGTCCTTGATCGTGGGGACCGCGACGGAAAGCCGGGGTACCGGTCCGCGCTACGTCCTGCGCATATACCAGATGATCAACATTACCCCGAACGACCTCAACCGGTTTGTCGCAGCGGATCTCTCAGGTTCCTACCGCTTCCACACGGTCATGACCGGCGGTGTCCCCCTTACCGCTTCGGGGATCCTTTCCATAGACCTCTTGGGGAATGCTGGCTACACGAGCTACACAGACAGTGTCGGAGGAGCTTCAGCAGAATCTTTTTCCTTGGGGATGGACAGTGAGGGAGTTGTGACCGCCGCCGGGGACCCTTCGCTGCACGGCAAGCTCTCCTACTTCAAGGACATGCTGGTTTTCACAGGCAGGGACAGCGCGGGGCGATCAACATTGACGGTAGGGATGAAATAG
- a CDS encoding TonB-dependent receptor: MLSLVIALGTLFIPAVAALAADSAPADFSLGEIVVSGQEEGVESTQTVRAVTEEDIKAKNARTLDQAISLLPGVHVRTGGEGVPRIDVRGFRTRHVVLLLDGIPINSAFDQQFDPALIPTENIAEVKVTVGPSSILYGQGGLGGVINVITKKGVKDVHGDLGIETGDGEPYLLRTSVSGATSKWNYFLSGSSTDVEGFPMSAGFDPVPEQGKGLRKNSDRRRNNVLGTLGYTPSSDLALELTLGYGEGSFGQPTTIVTSGLDPFANTPKYQRVDRFETTLLQLAADYQVSDRFSVRGWGYLSHRDEDDTQYDTIDLDSYKASGSFRAHVSSSIDGVTIQPKYGLGKYGALTASLAVEQDSWATHGVSGTGAGSFAPLDDDKAFTLYSAGIEYEVKPLKDVGVVLGYGHYWQNRSERSDDDYSLLAGVSYQVLDDTRLKAAFKRSVRFPSLGDLYEIGKGEENLAAERAETYEAGVEQGIGADASIAVTGFHTIAKNLIQNDQTVNRNTNLSEVRFYGVEFSAAAQYLKKLVLRASYSYLHSEDRSRAGREEQQYTPGDRVTAEARYDFDSGFTPYASFTYVGNQFFYTKNNVAPVQKLKLNDYTLVNLKLSQRLFDRKVTLYLGADNLLDENYESSYGMPQAGRFIYGGVEFRL; the protein is encoded by the coding sequence ATGCTCTCCCTCGTTATCGCCCTCGGCACCCTCTTCATTCCTGCAGTCGCGGCGCTGGCGGCGGATTCCGCCCCCGCCGACTTCTCTCTCGGCGAGATCGTCGTTTCCGGCCAGGAGGAGGGGGTCGAATCCACCCAGACGGTACGCGCCGTGACCGAAGAGGACATAAAGGCGAAAAACGCGCGCACCCTCGACCAGGCAATCTCACTTTTGCCCGGCGTCCACGTGCGCACTGGAGGGGAAGGGGTGCCCCGCATCGACGTACGCGGATTTCGCACCCGGCACGTGGTGCTCCTTCTGGACGGCATCCCCATCAACTCCGCCTTCGACCAGCAGTTCGACCCCGCCCTCATCCCCACCGAGAACATCGCCGAGGTGAAGGTCACCGTCGGCCCCAGTTCCATCCTGTACGGCCAGGGGGGACTGGGCGGGGTCATCAACGTGATCACCAAGAAGGGGGTGAAGGATGTCCACGGTGACCTGGGGATCGAAACGGGGGACGGCGAACCGTACCTCCTGCGCACCAGCGTCTCCGGTGCCACCTCGAAGTGGAACTATTTCCTGAGTGGCAGTTCCACGGACGTGGAGGGTTTCCCCATGTCGGCGGGATTTGACCCGGTGCCGGAGCAGGGGAAGGGGCTGCGCAAAAACAGCGACCGCAGGCGCAACAACGTCCTCGGGACCCTCGGATACACCCCCAGCAGCGACCTCGCCCTGGAGCTTACCCTGGGTTACGGGGAGGGGAGTTTCGGGCAGCCGACTACTATTGTCACCAGCGGCCTGGATCCGTTCGCCAACACTCCGAAGTACCAGAGGGTGGACCGCTTCGAGACGACCCTCCTGCAACTTGCGGCGGACTACCAGGTGAGCGACCGCTTCTCGGTGCGTGGCTGGGGCTACCTGAGCCATCGCGACGAGGACGACACCCAGTACGACACCATCGATCTCGACAGCTACAAAGCCTCCGGCTCGTTCCGCGCCCACGTCTCCTCCTCCATCGACGGCGTCACGATCCAGCCAAAGTACGGTTTGGGCAAGTATGGAGCGCTCACCGCATCCCTTGCTGTGGAGCAGGACAGCTGGGCAACCCACGGCGTCTCCGGAACCGGTGCGGGATCGTTCGCGCCCCTCGATGACGACAAGGCGTTCACCCTCTACTCCGCCGGGATCGAATACGAGGTCAAGCCGCTGAAGGACGTCGGAGTGGTACTTGGGTACGGCCACTACTGGCAGAACAGGAGCGAGAGGAGCGATGACGACTACTCCCTCCTTGCGGGAGTCTCCTATCAGGTGCTCGACGACACCCGTCTGAAGGCGGCCTTCAAACGCAGCGTGCGCTTTCCTTCGCTGGGGGATCTGTACGAGATAGGGAAGGGGGAGGAGAACCTCGCCGCAGAGCGCGCCGAGACGTACGAGGCGGGGGTGGAGCAAGGGATCGGTGCCGACGCCTCCATCGCCGTCACCGGCTTTCATACGATTGCCAAGAACCTGATTCAGAACGACCAGACCGTGAACCGCAATACCAACCTCTCCGAAGTGCGCTTCTACGGCGTTGAGTTCTCCGCCGCCGCTCAATACCTGAAGAAGCTTGTGCTGCGGGCTTCCTATTCCTATCTCCATTCCGAGGACCGCTCGCGCGCCGGGCGGGAGGAGCAGCAGTACACCCCGGGTGACCGAGTTACCGCCGAAGCACGCTACGACTTCGATTCAGGATTCACCCCGTACGCGTCCTTCACCTACGTCGGAAACCAGTTCTTCTACACCAAGAACAACGTCGCCCCGGTGCAGAAGCTGAAGCTAAACGACTACACCCTGGTGAACCTCAAGTTGAGCCAGAGGCTCTTTGATCGAAAGGTCACCCTTTATCTCGGAGCGGACAACCTGCTGGACGAGAACTACGAAAGCAGCTACGGCATGCCGCAGGCTGGCCGTTTCATCTATGGCGGCGTGGAGTTTCGGCTGTAG
- a CDS encoding fibronectin type III domain-containing protein, producing the protein MKQKMIVAMLQKGVAVLMAAAALAGCGGGGGSSVPATQTVTAGTVTTTNGTTAAQLTVATPAGLTLSIPSGTTLTDASGTPVSGSVSTSVSYSTTASDLPAAAATLPAGTALAGFTNIDMGTVKSFSQPVALTMKVAGVSAGDTVELYSFSSSAWKYEGLQTVSSAGTITPSITHLSVWAAFKNATPHPGAPAGVQAIAGDGKVTLNWTAVPAATSYNVYYGKAAGVSTATGTKVAGSAAATLAIAPSTPLDNGVPYYFIVTAVNATGESLASAEVSATPLPVAAAPKSMVASGDVASVKLAWLSSATATSYNVYQSSTTPVTAVPANLVGTTTATTYTVSPLTNGQQYYFAVTAVNSAGESLISSDKAATPAATAQAPGSPASVTATVANGQVTVDWAAIVPNATSYNVYYLKSSNATTATVISTGTKMNTATAPAVLTLPTGTYSIVVTAANAAGESGAQTSPKKATL; encoded by the coding sequence ATGAAGCAGAAGATGATTGTTGCGATGTTGCAGAAGGGGGTCGCGGTGCTGATGGCTGCTGCGGCCCTGGCCGGATGCGGCGGCGGAGGCGGGAGTAGCGTGCCTGCCACCCAGACGGTCACTGCCGGGACGGTAACGACGACCAATGGCACCACTGCTGCACAGCTCACGGTAGCAACTCCGGCGGGATTGACCCTGTCGATCCCGTCGGGCACCACCCTCACCGATGCCTCCGGCACCCCCGTGTCGGGGAGCGTGAGTACCTCGGTCAGCTACTCCACTACCGCATCGGACTTGCCGGCCGCGGCGGCGACCCTTCCGGCGGGGACTGCCCTGGCAGGGTTCACGAACATCGATATGGGCACCGTGAAAAGCTTCTCCCAGCCGGTAGCTCTCACCATGAAGGTGGCAGGGGTCAGCGCCGGCGACACGGTGGAACTCTACAGCTTCAGCAGCTCCGCCTGGAAGTACGAGGGTCTGCAGACCGTAAGCTCCGCAGGTACGATCACCCCGAGCATCACCCACCTCTCCGTCTGGGCCGCATTCAAGAATGCCACGCCGCATCCGGGCGCTCCAGCCGGGGTCCAGGCCATAGCCGGCGACGGCAAGGTCACGCTGAACTGGACCGCCGTTCCTGCAGCCACGAGCTACAACGTCTACTACGGCAAAGCCGCCGGTGTCAGCACCGCCACCGGGACGAAAGTCGCCGGCTCCGCAGCGGCGACACTGGCGATCGCTCCGTCCACCCCGCTCGATAACGGAGTCCCCTACTACTTCATTGTCACCGCGGTGAACGCCACCGGCGAAAGTCTTGCGTCGGCCGAAGTGTCCGCCACACCCCTGCCGGTTGCCGCAGCGCCCAAGTCGATGGTCGCTTCCGGGGACGTCGCCTCGGTGAAGCTCGCCTGGCTTTCTTCCGCCACCGCGACTTCCTACAACGTCTACCAGAGCAGCACCACCCCGGTGACCGCCGTGCCGGCCAATCTGGTCGGCACGACCACTGCGACCACCTACACCGTCTCCCCTCTCACCAACGGGCAGCAATACTACTTCGCTGTCACCGCGGTGAACAGCGCCGGCGAGAGCCTCATCTCCAGCGATAAGGCGGCAACCCCCGCCGCCACCGCGCAGGCGCCGGGGAGCCCGGCCAGCGTGACCGCCACCGTAGCCAACGGCCAGGTGACCGTGGACTGGGCGGCGATCGTGCCGAACGCGACCTCCTACAACGTCTATTACCTCAAGTCGTCCAACGCCACCACCGCCACCGTCATCAGCACGGGAACGAAGATGAATACCGCCACGGCTCCGGCAGTGCTCACCCTCCCGACCGGCACCTACTCGATCGTTGTAACGGCGGCCAACGCGGCAGGGGAGAGCGGCGCGCAAACCTCGCCGAAAAAGGCAACCCTGTAG